DNA sequence from the Liolophura sinensis isolate JHLJ2023 chromosome 1, CUHK_Ljap_v2, whole genome shotgun sequence genome:
GGTGTAACAGGGGTTATTGGCacaactgtgtggaattatACATAGGTGACCTACCACTTAAATCTTCGTTACATGCCGAGACATAAGGAAAAGTTAATATTGATTGTCAATTTCACCATAAATGATGGTCAATTCCAGTTGGATTAGCTCCATGGCTACATGCAGTGACTGTGAGGCTAATTCTTTTATTaacctgcggctggtcgtgggttacccccgggtgggttcctcccaccataatgctatccggcgtcgtataagtgaaatattcttgagtacgaggtaaacaccacacatatatatatatatatatatatatatatatatatatatatatatatatatatatatatatatatatatatatatgttgagGACAAAAATGGCTATAACAGTCATGGTCGGATGTTACCAACGATGTAACATTTATCGAAGAAATCTCCGagaaaaaactgatccagtaagccacacccaaagtttaACTGAGGTAGACTCAGACTCGAAACTGTCCATTACAGCAAGCTGTGTAAATAGTACAAGACTGAAAGAGGCAGCTCTGTGTATAAGCGAATGGTTGTCATAGCAATGGAGATTGGTTCAATGTGTACAAGACAATGTTTACAGTGTTTCGGGTATGTTTGGTATTTAAAGCTCGCGTCATCAGGAGTTCACGACAAAGATACAGTTAGCATATGCTATAATTTGGATTTGCGCAGAATTTCACGTAGGTTCTTGCCTCTACGGTAGCCGATTAGAGGATGAAGTGGAAATATTTCATTACAGTCTTATTTCCTTCAATCAGATGCCAGTATTTGTTAAGGATGTTTCTAATATTCCTTTGACGATTGTGATGAGTGGTTATAAAACGCACTTGTTTGTTGGACACGACTTTGGTAGTCTTGTTTTTCTGAAGGAGTCTCACAGGACCGTCCTCAGATTTCACTTTGTTGACACTGGAATCAACTTCATTTTCCGAGTACCCTCTGATGGGCAATTTAGATTTCAAGAGTGAGGATTTTCTTAAAGAAATCCAGCGCATTGTTGCAGCTACGACAGTACCTGGTGATTTCACCGCAGATAAAAGATTTAAAGCAGGACGGGTGGTGTGCCGACCCTCTGTGTAAATAGTGGTACGTTTCGGTGGGCTTTGAGTAGCATTTCAGATCAAGGATCGAATCCCGCTTGAATCTTTCTCTCTTAAAGATAGAGATGCCCAGAAAGTTCATTTCTGAATTTGAAATCTCATAAGTAAATTTAAGGAGTGAGTTTGTTTGTTCGCAAGTTCAGAGATGTTCAGCCACAAATCTGATAGGCTTCACCGGCGATGGTGGGGTCCGGTTCATCAAGCACATCTTTAATTTTGTAGAtattaattagaaaaaatagCTGTTTGCATGCGGCAGGAAATATCAGAGAGATATTCATGACACCGTTCAtcaatttgttttgtgttgaatagTTAACATACAGCCTGGCGTACTTTAGCTTTCGTGATATTGAGGTCAATCATTCCAATTTCCTGGTTGTGAATACCATCACAGAACAGGCTATTTGCCTTAATGTAATCAGAGACACTTTGTATCACAGTGGTATTGTTCTTATCAGTTTCTGTATTGATAATTACACGGTCGAGCGTGCATAATTTATTAAGAGACTTCTTCTCATGCCACTGAGTGTACGGCCCACTTTGGATATGAATAGTTTGGTTGCACAGGGAtagtgtgcatatgtgtatACGAAATATTCTAAtttagtcagtaacttgccaaagatcggtggtttacgtccggcactccggtttccaccacccataataGAGACCGTCATGGTACAAGTACAAACATTCTGGActatggcattaagcaacaacaAAATTGCATCATTCGGATGGAACTCGGATGGATCGAAggtagttgcggaatgtaactctcaCATCTGTGTTGCTCGATGTGAAAGTTAGCCTACATTCCGCAACTCCACACAAGGCTGACACCATCGCGCTTCAAGCAGTCAGAGTGATTACGTTACTCCCAGCCGTCAAGTTCTTCGCATGTCAGTACATGCTGATAGTCAAACAaccattgatatacatgtatcatttatatCTTATTGCCTTGACCGAGTCACCGACTTGAAACAATCGAAGAGCCTACCTTCTGTGCAGGGTGAAGCATCTTTTGTGTGAAGTGTATACTTTCTAGCGTGAATACTCAACGTTTATGTGACATAACGCTTTATAAAGGATGCTTTAGAGCGAATCATTACGCCATTGATTTATCAGCAAAGTAAACGGGTATactatattcatgtatttttacatttatttgtctttggACTTGATGTTTCTTTTGCTGTTCAGTATATGCCTTATTCAGGAGTCGTTGTAATGGGACAGTTACTCATGAATTTAAGCCAGTATGCATGGTTTTTGTCGTATCTATTGCTGTAAAAATGAATAGCCTGTTGTGTACCAGAGCCAAATTCAGTAATACCTTTATATAATTATGTTCTTGGTGTTTCGATCGAACAAACAAACATGGTCGCAAAAGCaaccaaaatgtttatttttggctGAGCAAATATTTGGtagtatacatgtttatttattttaatggagTTACCGGTAGGTATGAAGTTGCAATGTATTCAATGAATATTTGGCTCACACGGTCGACGCCGGTGGCTTTTATGATTCGAGGAATCTGAACAGAGGCCATCAAAGCGCCACTCTCACCATATAGCTACTTGGCAAAATTCCTTATGCATACGCTTAATCTGCAATCGAATATAGCCAGAGATGGTCTCGAGCATACAATTTTATTACACTcaaaacactgtcttcatatcgataaacaatattctcattgatttttcttttaatatatcTTTATTAACGCTTCAAATACCTTCgtgaacataaaaaaataaaagctacAAATATAATAGTTAAAGAAGTCAAAAAATATATGCAATGCACGAGGCGCGCTAAAATGAATATAAACTgcaacaaaacatatatatgtatacacaagaCTAAGGTTGTAATTATATATGGATGTCATGGCAAAGAATGAATTAGGTTGCATTTAAAGTATTTGTTTCCAGCAAACGCAGTTGGGCCTCCTACCTTAAACAATTTGCACCCAGATATCAAGTTCACTTTAGAAACTTGCCACGAAAGTACCAAGACGAATTTGCACAATCGTACCGACAAATCAGATTATCTGAATTAAAGATTTTTCTATTAACGAGGCATCCTCCAAATGGAAGAAATAGACATCCGTATTGACAAAGcaaataaaactgatatttcagttttaagggCCAGCAAACCGACTTCTATCACCGATACGCCTTCATTTATATGCACTCATAACCCAATAACAATTTCAACTTCTTTCCCATTATCCACAACAACCGACCACTACTAGAATCAAATGATCGTCTCACTAAAATTtttcatcaaaccaaaattataAACGGTAAAAGACAGGCTCCCTATCTACCTAACATAGGCTCGGTTCACTACCAAATTAATAGAAACCAGTTACACAACTTCTGTGGAGACAAGTGTACAGGAGGAGATCCACGATGCTAAAGCTGTGAACATTTAATAACAAGCAGTCATTTTTGGTTTCATATTACCAGTAATACAAGTACGCAGTAAGACAACAAAATTAACACTCcaagtttacagattttacctGTAACCAAACATATCGCATCATGTATCCATAACCTACACAGTGGGGCCAAGTTGTACATAATGCCCTTCTTTAAATTATCGGTGAATAAAGCACAAACCAGAGGAATGAAAAAACAGTACCTCATTCATAACTTTAAGTCTGAAGTTAACAGAGAAAACATCGGGAGATAATTTCTCCGAATGGATAATACCCTgaactttattatattatatgtaatttgGAACTAGGActgatcaccatggcttaatctacctgcatgtatatatatagctgtcgcaaaatatattgaaataaaaaagctCTGAAGAACTGTCATGATACGGTGAAAATAGTAAGCTAAATCTACAAGTTGAGTTTGTCACGTTTCTTttatagtatatatttatatttatttatttatttatttgattggtgttttacgccatactcaagaatatttcacttatacgacggcggccagcattaaggtgggagaaaacccggtagagcccgggggaaacccacgaccatccgcaggttgctggcagacctatatatatatatatatgtgtgtgtgtgtgtgtgtgtgtgtgtgtgtgtgtgtgtgcgcgcgtgtgtgtgtgtatgtgtgtgtcatgCGATACACAGGTTTATCCAGGGTAAATCAGTTCGCACACTACAGCTCCTTCAATCACCGATCCAATAaacagtgttttcttgtaggGGATGGCTATGCTAGAAGCCATAATCTCAGACCCGTCGTTCACATAGACTTCTCTAACGCTTGTTATCTTACCACGATCTACCCTCATTCTTAAAACctggaataaaaagaaaacatgaccGGTTTCCCATTatattttgtgctttatgaacttcaaaataaaataataagctTGTTACAAAATATCAGATATCAGATATGCAGTCATATCGCTTGTACACACGTCCACAGTTAGCAGTGCCCAGATAAGTTAATACGGAGAGTACACACATTTTCAAGCCACAGCTTtagtaaacacaaaaatatttgtatcaATTACCTATGAATATTTATACCGATGTGAAGACTTGGTACTATCATCAAATTGTCATGTCAAGAGAAAACAACGAACCTATTGAGGATAGGTTTTACTTCAGACATATTGTAAAGGACAAGTTAGTCTGTGAAGCAGACACTATGCGCGTATTCAAATTTCTGCACTCGTGTTAATTCCACACGAAAACGAGGTTTCGAATGGCAAAGTGTGACACGAGATCAGTGTTCGTGAACAAGATTTTCACCCCCATTTCTCCACGGTTGGAACGGGGTGCATGAGGAAAGGTATTGAAATAAAGCGTCCTCTGTGgtgtttttgcccttaagctaCTGGAAATAAGTGGATTCGAATAAAGTCTAtagatctgacttcagtgagatcCGAGTTATGTTTTACCTGGGAGTACGCAGGGTACTCGTACTTTTTCTCCGGAAAGGACAGATGAAATCCTGTGATATAACTGTTAGGGTGACCTCCTATCCACAGATCACCAGTGTCTGGATCCACGTGGATATTGTCTGGGCCAGTCTGAGTGTCAAGAACCTGTGATCACACGTAAAAATGAACGCAGGTCTACATCTTTAATTcgaacaacaaaaaatccaaaagctTCGTATCAATGATACATACAAGAGATTATGTCAAAAGCCATATAGTTGTTACAAATTAATTCTCGCCATAATTTTGGCCTCCATcataaagttaaatattcttaggtatggcgtaaaagaccagtgatataaataaatgaataacaaaaatcaataaatattataaatagaTAAAGAACATTGTACACTGCTCTGTAAGAGGAATTGTATACTGCTATATCACAAGCATTAATTGCCATTACTTTTATTCTACAACATACTGCGATTACTAATgcataatatataaatgttttataacgATGAAAGGACCTAATGCACTGTCACTATCATCAATGACATCACTGTCATCactatcagatgaaagaattcTGGATCGCCAAACTGCTAATATCTACACATCAACTTCAACTTCTCCGCTTCcttgaacttcacaaaaatgacCGTCCATCATAAAACTATTTGGGTTATTTGGCCACACATTTCCCACCGTTTGCAGTCGCGAGGCCCGGGGACCAGGATAACCACCGTATACAATATCATCACAGACACAAGACTGCCATTTTGGGAACTTGGAATCAGCGGGCAGGTTGAGCATGATGAAATATACTTTTTACCTTACCTTTGGGGTGATTGACAGCTCCGGATTTTATCTGTCTAGACGGTCTACAACTACAAGCATTATGAAGGAGTAACTAGACAGGAGAttagtaatcgactgtttttccgaaattttacaatgCATCCTACTTCGGCGAATAGCACCCTGTCATAtctaaatatatgaaaatactaTATATATGCGCCGtccaaatatatgaaaaaagtcATCCAGGGCTGGCAGTTAAGAGCTAGCTTGAATTCACATAACAAGCCCAGAAACTATTGTCATACCTGTGCACGCTTGATTGTTTTATCTGCCTGTATTTCATAGGTAACAATGTTCCTTCGTCCTCCCTCTACCACATAAAGATACCTGGAATTCACGTAAAGACATACACTATTATACGTAGTTGAAGGTATGATAtaacgtaaaacacaaatcaatccaATACATACAGCAGAACAACCGCTATCAGCTGATAATGCGTATTGTTTATTTAACTCCAGTTTGAAGTGGCATGACTGgaggaaaaaaatacatgtatttactaaaATGTCAAGCTACATTTATTAGGAGATGAACACTATATAATAAGGCAGGACCACATAGCGCTTGAATGGTTGTTTATATGAATGTCCAGTTTTTTCATTAGATTAAAGAGGCGATGCAGAACCAACAGACCAACCCACCGTTTATCTGGAGAAATGTTGATGCCATTGGCTAAGACCAGTCCTGTGTCCAAGACAGTGGTCTTGCCATGGTCATAACGAAGTACCCCACCCCCAGGGTAAAGAAGCAGGAAGTCTACCGTAAGACCGAAGGTGTAGAATATGGTAGCGTAAAATGAGTCGGGACCAGTGGCCACCAAATCGTTTAATCTGTGAAGGAAATGGAGAAATATCCACAGATGAGGTGTCTGATGTACAAAAAACATATTGACTGCATGATGTAGCTTTGCAGCTATACTATACGGCCtaaaacagcattcaaataaatggatgaataaaCCATCTCACCTTGGATGAAAACGTCACATATGAcgataaaaatataattttatcatgcaacacagaaaaatgcctggagaatatgtttaaataaccaccttgcaaacatgccaaaaggttgaagatttgtaGTAAACTGAGTCACGAGAAAACAGGAAGTCACTGGTTAAATGTAAAATTCTTCATTTTCGAAAGATACAAGCCCACTTTTGAAATACCTAAAACATTGGTGACCAGAATTCTGGGGCGATATTCTATATAGACAATTAAAAAGAAGCACAATTTACAATTATGTAGGAGTGGAATGACGTCACAACATTCTACAAACTCTCTGATTTACCTGCGTGAACGAATACACCGATCATCATTTAAGGATTTAAACATCATTTTGTATATGCCGCTTCAATATTCATTGAGTTGTTCTATGATGAGTTATCGACCTGTATTAATTCGCGATGAATCTGTATTTTTGGGTGGATGACGTCAGGCGaagtatactatatatataacGTGAAAGCTATCTGGCGTCTGTCTGTTCATTCACAGTACGTATGGATGGCGGATGATGACAAATTGCAGGACATTCTGGAATGATCATGACATCCGGCAATTAAACTACGAGGAATTTTATACcacttcaaaattttaaatgtggtACTCATTAAGTAATAATCGAGTAAATACCACGACTGTCGCACTCTCGGGCAGACTCGGTCCTTGAGACAGGCCTTTATGGTAGTCCTAGCGGTCTATAAGATCATTACACGGTATTAACCTCTAATCTGTACTTCTATCAGGTCCAATGTACTCCAGTGCAAATACGGCCATCAGTGAGACTTACGTTTTAAAGTTGGGGTCTGTAATGGTCCTCAGGTGCTTCAGCACCTTGGATGTTTTGGTTCCATCATGGCGGAATACCTCAACTCTCTCCCCAGCTCTGGCATGACTTACAACAAACAGTGTTACCTCACCTGTGTTAGGACAAACATAGAATAGATATTATAAATGAAAACGATTTTACTGACTGACTCAATCCATATAAAAAAACCTATGACATAATCGTACACATCTGAAGTGGAATAATACTTTGGATTATATGCAATTATCCACACATTATTCAGGACTTACTTCATATGAAGCCGAAATGtcgaaaacatgtttaaatttacgaCAGTTAATACATGCAAATTCGTTTAGCATAGATTAGCACACaacttcaaatttattttatttgactgaaattttaTGACCTCAAGAACAATCAGCAAAAGCGCGGCCATATAAAGTTTAGACGAGAAGCGGCTGAAAACTAGCAGAGATCGAGCAACTAGTTCATCCGGAAACAGTGGTAACCATCAGAGTTTGCCATTCAGACCACGTGTCGAATCCCAAAGACAATTTTTGATttcagtcaaaatataaaatctgAGTTCAGCACTTATTTTTGAACCCTTGATTGAAGACAAAATTCTGAAGACATGATAAGTGTTAAGTATATAATTCCGCAATGAGTTTATTTGGGCTACATTAAACTATTTAGATTATATACAAGTCTTAAaatttgacttc
Encoded proteins:
- the LOC135463553 gene encoding serum paraoxonase/arylesterase 2-like, producing MWGKLVLIVFFAVILQHVVRFLFLINTFQKVFNHAPGPCRKLPSVVNGSEDAYVLSNGLLFISSGFGHSGKILRLDLDADVTDTDEFRIEGDFDPSSLSPHGLSVWQNPKSGEVTLFVVSHARAGERVEVFRHDGTKTSKVLKHLRTITDPNFKTLNDLVATGPDSFYATIFYTFGLTVDFLLLYPGGGVLRYDHGKTTVLDTGLVLANGINISPDKRYLYVVEGGRRNIVTYEIQADKTIKRAQVLDTQTGPDNIHVDPDTGDLWIGGHPNSYITGFHLSFPEKKYEYPAYSQVLRMRVDRGKITSVREVYVNDGSEIMASSIAIPYKKTLFIGSVIEGAVVCELIYPG